A single genomic interval of Candidatus Bipolaricaulis anaerobius harbors:
- a CDS encoding uridine monophosphate kinase — MSLRYRRALVKLSGELLAGPDGPLDAGGLRFCASEIKAARGAGVELGVVTGGGNVARGSALPHLPPTAGHAIGMLGTLINGVALREALNEVGVQSLLLSALPCPGVAEEVNPWQARAALEAGHVVLFAAGTGNPFVTTDTAAVIRALAVGAEVVLKGSKVDGVYEADPKVDPTARPLPRLTPREYLARGLRVLDGAAVAIAADHGLPIVVYRADREGSLLSAVQGKIGSLIG; from the coding sequence GTGAGCCTTCGCTACCGCCGGGCGCTGGTGAAGCTGTCGGGCGAGCTCCTCGCCGGACCGGACGGCCCCCTCGACGCAGGGGGCCTTCGTTTCTGCGCGAGCGAGATCAAGGCGGCCCGCGGGGCCGGGGTCGAGCTGGGGGTCGTCACCGGGGGGGGGAACGTCGCCCGCGGCTCGGCCCTCCCCCACCTCCCGCCCACAGCAGGCCACGCGATCGGGATGCTGGGGACCCTCATCAACGGGGTCGCCCTCCGCGAGGCCCTGAATGAAGTGGGGGTCCAGTCCCTCCTCTTGTCGGCCCTCCCTTGCCCCGGGGTGGCGGAGGAGGTGAACCCCTGGCAGGCCCGCGCCGCGCTCGAGGCCGGTCACGTCGTCCTGTTCGCCGCTGGCACCGGGAACCCGTTCGTGACCACGGACACGGCGGCGGTGATCCGCGCCCTCGCCGTGGGGGCCGAGGTCGTCCTCAAGGGCTCCAAGGTGGATGGGGTGTACGAAGCTGACCCCAAGGTGGACCCCACGGCGCGGCCCCTCCCCCGGCTCACCCCCCGCGAGTACCTGGCGCGGGGGCTGCGGGTACTGGATGGGGCCGCGGTGGCGATCGCCGCCGACCACGGGCTCCCGATCGTCGTCTACCGCGCGGACCGCGAGGGATCCCTCCTTTCCGCCGTCCAGGGGAAGATCGGATCCCTCATCGGCTGA
- a CDS encoding translation elongation factor Ts produces MADVNLELVKRLRADTGIGIVDCKEALAKAGGDLEKAKTILRMEGKEFLASQSREAKEGRVEAYVHHSGKVGVLLEVNTSTDFAANSEAFREFIRNLAMQIAAAKPRWVSPEDVPPEAVAAEREVQRTKAEKEGKPPHIVDKIVEGRLQKFYEETCLLKQPYVRDPALKVEDLLADLGAKLGEPVVIRRFARFEVGVG; encoded by the coding sequence ATGGCGGACGTCAACTTGGAACTGGTGAAGCGCCTCCGCGCCGACACCGGGATCGGGATCGTGGATTGCAAGGAGGCCCTCGCCAAGGCGGGCGGGGACCTGGAGAAGGCGAAGACGATCCTCCGCATGGAGGGGAAGGAATTCCTGGCGAGCCAATCCCGCGAGGCGAAGGAGGGTCGGGTCGAGGCCTACGTCCACCACTCGGGGAAAGTGGGCGTCCTCCTCGAGGTGAACACCTCCACCGACTTCGCCGCGAATTCGGAGGCGTTCCGTGAGTTCATCCGCAACCTCGCGATGCAGATCGCGGCGGCCAAGCCGCGCTGGGTGAGCCCGGAGGATGTTCCCCCCGAGGCGGTGGCCGCGGAGCGGGAGGTGCAGCGCACGAAGGCGGAGAAGGAGGGGAAGCCCCCCCACATCGTGGACAAGATCGTGGAGGGCCGGCTCCAGAAGTTCTACGAGGAGACCTGCCTCCTGAAGCAACCCTACGTGCGGGACCCGGCGCTGAAGGTGGAGGACCTCCTCGCCGACCTCGGGGCCAAGCTCGGGGAGCCGGTCGTCATCCGCCGATTCGCACGGTTCGAGGTGGGCGTGGGGTGA
- the rpsB gene encoding 30S ribosomal protein S2, producing the protein MALLSMKDLLEAGVHFGHRTRKWNPKMARYIYTERKGIHIIDLGQTLDLFERAYEFVRSQSAQGKPILFVGTKRQVQPTIEEEAKRCGSPYTNQRWIGGCLTNFEVIRRRILHMLELERNFAEGKYERLPLKERIKLEKELNYLRRNLDGLRTLDRLPGAVYLIDPTVEVHAVREANLLGIPIVAICDTDSDPDMVDYPIPGNDDAIKSTRLITARIADAVIEGREGLQTAEPAPAEPGEPQGMPEPELLNVETDTHLMEMWEELAGEEGKE; encoded by the coding sequence TTGGCGCTTCTCTCGATGAAGGATCTTTTGGAGGCCGGGGTCCACTTCGGGCACCGGACCCGAAAATGGAACCCCAAGATGGCCCGTTACATCTATACTGAACGGAAGGGCATTCACATCATTGACCTCGGGCAGACCCTCGACCTGTTCGAGCGCGCCTACGAGTTCGTGCGGAGCCAGTCCGCGCAGGGCAAGCCCATCCTGTTCGTGGGGACGAAGCGACAGGTCCAACCCACGATCGAGGAGGAGGCCAAGCGGTGCGGGAGCCCGTACACGAACCAGCGCTGGATCGGAGGTTGCCTCACCAACTTCGAGGTCATCCGCCGCCGCATCCTGCACATGCTGGAGCTGGAGCGGAACTTCGCGGAAGGAAAGTACGAGCGTCTCCCGCTCAAGGAACGGATCAAGCTGGAGAAGGAGCTCAACTACCTGCGGCGGAACCTCGATGGCCTGCGCACCCTGGACCGGCTGCCCGGGGCGGTGTACCTCATTGATCCCACCGTCGAGGTCCACGCGGTGCGGGAGGCGAACCTCCTCGGCATCCCCATCGTCGCCATCTGCGACACGGATTCCGACCCGGACATGGTGGACTACCCGATCCCCGGCAACGATGACGCGATCAAGTCCACCCGCCTCATCACCGCCCGCATCGCCGACGCGGTGATCGAGGGGCGGGAGGGACTGCAGACGGCGGAGCCGGCCCCGGCCGAGCCGGGCGAACCGCAGGGGATGCCGGAGCCGGAGCTCTTGAACGTGGAGACGGACACCCACCTCATGGAGATGTGGGAGGAACTGGCGGGAGAGGAAGGGAAGGAATGA
- the dnaB gene encoding replicative DNA helicase, with product MADRGEEGILHVPRNEEAEQLVLGAALLEPDEVIPTVADRLKPEHFYFRAHQIIYRTLLDLFEEGEHADAVAVANRLEERGQLAKVGGRSYLGEMMGRVTTITAVDHYAGIIEDKALRRWLIEAGGKVSELAQQEDLPLEGVMDRAEEAVFAIAERRSAPSFHSLREFLDDHLEMLMEVHKDPHRRPVAALSTGFEEFDALTSGLRRSDLIVLAGRPGTGKTSLALGIVRHAAIVEKKKVGLFSLEMTKEQILERLLCAEAQVDLQRLRDGYLPAAKWGLIAEAAGRLHDAVILVDDASTASVLSIKAKARQMMRRHDGLDLVVVDYLQLVEAGIKSDVREQQIAYISRALKALARELEVPVIACSQLNRAVERRESKRPQLSDLRESGAIEQDADLVVFIYRPDYYDDPDQTGPVAETEIIIAKQRNGPLGKFRLMFHKSSATFYSPTKQGEVVPF from the coding sequence GTGGCCGACCGAGGTGAAGAGGGGATTCTCCACGTCCCGCGCAACGAGGAGGCGGAGCAGCTCGTCCTGGGAGCGGCGCTCCTCGAGCCCGACGAGGTCATCCCCACGGTGGCCGATCGCCTCAAGCCCGAGCACTTCTACTTCCGGGCCCATCAGATCATCTACCGCACCCTCCTTGACCTGTTCGAGGAGGGCGAGCACGCGGACGCCGTGGCGGTGGCGAACCGCCTCGAGGAGAGGGGGCAGCTCGCCAAGGTGGGAGGTCGGAGCTACCTTGGGGAGATGATGGGCCGGGTCACGACGATCACCGCGGTGGACCACTATGCGGGGATCATCGAGGACAAGGCCCTCCGGCGCTGGCTGATCGAGGCGGGGGGGAAGGTGTCCGAGCTCGCCCAGCAGGAGGACCTCCCGCTGGAGGGGGTGATGGATCGGGCGGAGGAGGCGGTGTTCGCCATCGCCGAGCGCCGGTCCGCTCCCAGCTTCCACTCCCTGCGCGAGTTCCTGGACGACCATCTGGAGATGCTGATGGAGGTCCACAAGGACCCCCACCGGCGGCCGGTAGCGGCCCTGTCCACCGGGTTTGAGGAGTTCGACGCCCTCACGTCCGGCCTGCGGAGGTCGGACCTCATCGTGCTCGCGGGTCGGCCGGGGACGGGCAAGACCTCGCTCGCGCTGGGGATCGTCCGCCATGCCGCGATCGTGGAGAAGAAAAAGGTTGGCCTGTTCTCGCTCGAGATGACGAAGGAGCAGATCCTGGAGCGCCTGCTCTGCGCGGAAGCCCAGGTGGACCTGCAGCGGCTGCGCGATGGGTACCTCCCCGCCGCGAAGTGGGGGCTCATCGCTGAGGCCGCGGGACGGCTCCACGATGCGGTGATCCTCGTGGATGATGCATCCACGGCCTCGGTCCTCTCCATCAAGGCCAAGGCGCGGCAGATGATGAGGAGGCACGATGGGCTGGACCTGGTGGTGGTGGACTACCTCCAGCTCGTGGAGGCGGGGATCAAGAGCGATGTGCGGGAACAGCAGATCGCCTACATCTCGCGGGCCCTGAAGGCGCTCGCCCGCGAGCTCGAGGTGCCGGTGATCGCCTGTTCCCAGCTCAATCGGGCCGTGGAGCGACGGGAGTCCAAGCGCCCCCAGCTCTCCGATCTCCGCGAGTCGGGGGCGATTGAACAGGACGCTGACCTGGTGGTGTTCATCTACCGGCCCGACTACTACGACGACCCCGATCAAACGGGGCCAGTGGCGGAGACGGAGATCATCATCGCCAAACAGAGGAACGGCCCGCTCGGGAAGTTCCGCCTCATGTTCCACAAGAGCTCGGCCACGTTCTACTCCCCGACCAAGCAGGGGGAGGTCGTGCCGTTCTAG
- the gcvH gene encoding glycine cleavage system protein GcvH, with product MIPQELRYTKDHEWVRLEGDKARVGITEHAQKQLGDIVFVELPPVGVVGRRGDRLATVESVKAVGEVFAPLSGEVVEVNAALPGSPDLVNKDPYGEGWLFAIRVAAPMETGELLDAASYEALVKGSG from the coding sequence TTGATTCCGCAGGAGCTCCGGTACACGAAGGATCATGAATGGGTCCGCCTGGAGGGCGACAAGGCGCGGGTGGGGATCACCGAACACGCCCAGAAACAGCTGGGGGACATCGTGTTCGTTGAGCTCCCCCCCGTGGGGGTGGTGGGACGGCGTGGGGACCGCCTGGCGACCGTGGAGTCGGTGAAGGCGGTGGGGGAGGTGTTCGCCCCCCTCAGCGGGGAGGTGGTGGAGGTCAATGCTGCCCTCCCCGGGTCCCCCGACCTCGTGAACAAGGATCCCTACGGCGAGGGGTGGCTGTTCGCGATCCGGGTCGCCGCGCCCATGGAAACGGGTGAGCTCCTCGATGCCGCCAGCTATGAAGCGCTCGTGAAGGGCAGCGGATGA